The following coding sequences lie in one Porphyromonas asaccharolytica DSM 20707 genomic window:
- a CDS encoding FKBP-type peptidyl-prolyl cis-trans isomerase, whose translation MTHRILTVALTLLISVGALTAAEPPRLISSADTAAYALGVANGVGFAQNLSQMPGDPINKELLLAGFTAAFLEQPTAMTNEEAQAFLSKYFQQLQEQEMQKTKEKNEAFLKGNGERPEVKTTQSGLQYEIISEGKGPRPTVEDTVRVHYTGTLIDGTKFDSSVDRGEPAKFGLLQVIPGWTEGLCLLPEGSKAKLYIPARLAYGERGAGNMIPPYATLIFEIELLEVIKGEPIPLATPTDK comes from the coding sequence ATGACACATCGCATCTTGACCGTTGCGCTGACGCTACTCATAAGCGTAGGCGCACTCACGGCGGCTGAGCCTCCACGTCTCATCTCATCAGCTGATACAGCTGCCTATGCACTAGGCGTGGCTAATGGCGTAGGCTTTGCACAAAACCTATCTCAGATGCCTGGCGACCCTATCAATAAGGAGTTGCTTTTGGCCGGCTTCACGGCAGCTTTTCTAGAGCAACCTACAGCTATGACCAATGAGGAGGCGCAGGCTTTCCTCTCCAAATACTTCCAGCAGCTCCAAGAGCAAGAGATGCAGAAGACAAAGGAAAAGAACGAGGCATTCCTCAAGGGCAATGGAGAGCGTCCTGAGGTCAAGACGACCCAGAGCGGACTACAGTATGAGATCATCTCCGAGGGCAAGGGCCCTCGTCCCACGGTCGAGGATACGGTCCGTGTACACTACACGGGTACGCTCATCGATGGCACGAAGTTCGATAGCTCCGTGGATCGTGGCGAGCCTGCTAAGTTTGGGCTCTTACAAGTAATCCCAGGCTGGACTGAGGGACTATGTCTACTGCCTGAGGGCAGTAAGGCTAAGCTTTACATCCCCGCACGTCTTGCATATGGTGAGCGTGGAGCGGGTAATATGATCCCGCCTTATGCGACGCTGATCTTCGAGATCGAGCTACTAGAGGTGATCAAGGGCGAGCCTATTCCCCTCGCTACCCCAACGGATAAGTAA
- a CDS encoding FKBP-type peptidyl-prolyl cis-trans isomerase produces the protein MPQDEVSYALGLSIGQNFKASGIKAITSEDFIAGLQDALAEREPQMTTERAREVINQLFMRLQQEESELNAAAGKEYQEIMRHKSGVVTLPSGLQYEIIKEGSGAKPKATDKVRVHYHGTLINGVVFDSSVERGEPAEFPLNAVIPGWTEILQLMPVGSKWRVVIPSELAYGSRGAGDVIRPNMTLIFEIELLDIV, from the coding sequence ATGCCACAAGACGAAGTAAGCTACGCACTAGGCCTAAGCATCGGTCAGAACTTCAAAGCGTCCGGAATCAAGGCGATCACCTCTGAGGACTTTATCGCAGGTCTCCAAGACGCTCTAGCTGAGCGTGAGCCACAGATGACCACCGAACGAGCTCGTGAGGTGATCAACCAACTGTTTATGCGCCTGCAGCAAGAGGAGTCAGAGCTCAACGCAGCTGCTGGCAAGGAGTACCAAGAGATCATGCGCCACAAGAGTGGTGTCGTGACGCTCCCCAGCGGACTACAATACGAGATCATCAAGGAGGGCTCTGGCGCTAAGCCTAAGGCTACCGACAAGGTGCGCGTACACTACCACGGCACGCTCATCAATGGGGTCGTCTTCGACAGCTCCGTAGAGCGTGGCGAGCCAGCTGAGTTTCCACTCAATGCGGTCATCCCAGGCTGGACGGAGATCCTACAGCTGATGCCCGTGGGCAGCAAGTGGCGTGTCGTGATACCCTCCGAGCTAGCTTACGGCAGCCGTGGCGCTGGCGACGTGATTCGCCCCAATATGACGCTGATCTTCGAGATCGAGCTACTAGACATCGTATAG
- the hisS gene encoding histidine--tRNA ligase: protein MSKPSIPKGTRDFGAEEMRRRNYIFETIRSVFALYGFEQIETPAMEQLTTLTGKYGVEGDRLLFKILNSGDYKAGIDAETFTEESPAALAARLCDRGLRYDLTVPFARYVVMHRNELTFPFKRYQMQPVWRADRPQKGRYREFYQCDADVIGTDSLMPEVDFVYMIDEVFRRLDLRTTLLLNNRKILAGIAEVIKAPDRLAQLTICMDKLDKTSVEAVLADLVESGFDPDSLEPVRKVLTLEGSNRDKVTTLRQLLADSEIGLKGLEELEYVLDHVDTSDLMTDLTFSPSLARGLDYYTGAILEVKSLDAPMGSISGGGRYDNLTGIFGLDGVSGVGISFGAERIYDIMLSLGKFETAMAPEERIIIVNFGEEELQKLLPIARQLRQAGLPTEVYPSADKMKKQLSYANSRGCRYVIIAGSQELSDGKVSIKDMTLGTQQECPLEEIVSRLRESLSVGH, encoded by the coding sequence ATGAGTAAACCTTCGATACCTAAGGGAACAAGAGACTTCGGTGCTGAGGAGATGCGCCGACGCAACTATATATTTGAGACGATACGCTCCGTCTTCGCGCTCTACGGCTTCGAGCAGATAGAGACGCCCGCTATGGAGCAGCTTACTACGCTCACGGGCAAGTATGGTGTAGAGGGAGACCGACTACTCTTTAAGATCCTCAACTCGGGCGACTATAAGGCGGGGATTGACGCTGAGACCTTTACGGAGGAGTCTCCCGCAGCCTTGGCGGCTCGTCTTTGTGATCGTGGGCTACGCTACGATCTGACCGTACCCTTCGCTCGCTATGTGGTGATGCACCGCAACGAGCTAACCTTCCCCTTCAAGCGCTACCAGATGCAACCCGTATGGCGTGCCGACAGACCGCAGAAGGGTCGCTATCGCGAGTTTTACCAGTGCGATGCCGATGTCATCGGTACCGACTCGCTGATGCCTGAGGTGGACTTTGTCTATATGATCGACGAAGTCTTCCGTCGGCTTGACCTGCGTACCACACTACTACTCAACAACCGCAAGATACTGGCGGGCATTGCTGAGGTGATCAAGGCTCCTGACCGCCTAGCCCAGTTGACCATCTGTATGGACAAGCTGGACAAAACCTCTGTGGAAGCTGTCTTGGCGGACCTCGTCGAGAGTGGCTTTGATCCAGACTCGCTAGAACCCGTTCGCAAGGTGCTGACGCTAGAGGGGAGCAATCGTGACAAGGTGACAACGCTCCGACAGCTGCTCGCTGACTCCGAGATAGGGCTCAAGGGGCTGGAAGAGCTCGAGTACGTCCTGGACCATGTCGACACGAGCGACCTGATGACAGATCTAACCTTCTCGCCTTCGCTGGCACGTGGCCTGGACTACTACACAGGCGCTATCCTAGAGGTCAAGTCGCTCGATGCCCCGATGGGATCTATCTCCGGTGGCGGACGCTACGACAATCTGACGGGTATCTTCGGGCTGGATGGCGTCTCAGGCGTCGGCATCTCTTTTGGCGCAGAGCGTATCTACGACATTATGCTTTCGCTGGGTAAGTTTGAGACAGCGATGGCTCCCGAAGAGCGCATCATCATAGTCAACTTTGGCGAGGAGGAGCTGCAGAAGCTACTCCCCATAGCACGTCAGCTACGCCAGGCGGGACTCCCCACGGAGGTTTACCCTTCAGCAGACAAGATGAAGAAGCAGCTCTCTTACGCCAATAGTCGTGGCTGTCGCTACGTCATCATCGCTGGAAGTCAAGAGCTGAGCGATGGCAAGGTCTCGATCAAGGATATGACCCTCGGCACGCAGCAGGAGTGTCCACTCGAGGAGATCGTTTCTCGCCTGAGGGAGTCGCTCTCCGTTGGTCATTAG
- a CDS encoding dihydrofolate reductase, giving the protein MEVWIIVATAQDRAIGRDGTMPWRLRDDLRRFKATTTGHAVIMGRHTWDSIGARPLPNRYNIVVSRTLTEGNAETHYVASTLEQALHHCQQAGYERAYIMGGGVLYKSGLPYATHLNLTVIDTVVPDADTHFPEINLAEWSKLEETHYPADERNDYPVTQTLYKRIATAKRYE; this is encoded by the coding sequence ATGGAAGTATGGATTATAGTGGCGACGGCGCAGGACCGTGCGATAGGGCGTGATGGCACGATGCCGTGGCGTCTGAGAGATGATTTGCGCCGATTTAAGGCGACTACGACGGGACACGCAGTCATTATGGGGCGACACACTTGGGACTCCATCGGCGCTCGTCCACTGCCCAACCGCTACAATATAGTGGTCTCTCGCACCTTGACCGAGGGCAATGCCGAGACGCACTATGTCGCCTCCACCCTAGAGCAGGCACTACACCATTGCCAGCAGGCGGGCTACGAGCGCGCCTACATCATGGGAGGCGGGGTGCTCTACAAGAGTGGTCTACCCTACGCTACGCACCTCAATCTGACAGTGATTGACACGGTCGTACCTGATGCTGACACACATTTCCCAGAGATCAACCTAGCGGAGTGGTCCAAGCTCGAGGAGACGCACTATCCAGCTGATGAGCGCAATGACTACCCCGTGACACAAACGCTATACAAACGAATCGCAACGGCTAAACGCTATGAGTAA
- a CDS encoding Ig-like domain-containing protein, producing MKQITYLIATLALLLGVASCQSNSPDVSPTNISVEPKSITMHVGDTQALQVSYEPKDVTFAISYESQSPEIATVTEQGVVQAVKEGQTSIIVHVGDKQATCPVSVVAKEAPVETVLTITTPEITVQKGEKATIGYTVTPQETTVTFESDTPEVATVSETGEVTGLLMGYATITLKANDKSATCTVIVEDDPANIKQEMPLLKFSAKYNKELHITDPEVLAYEKALGRTEQGIDFTNHQNFLGFVNTNLTTITGVLYGLRAKGVADYIVGYSKENLDECPRTKAMLNKLGFKDFKETVVAVDDRQEKALVAVCESDPEVSVTIYNDPNPKLKSILYVQFAKQLPPDPIQTKHAILTDAKDFPSVTDFATLDPDKIKAFESNLGLRTYDDQKSSTGTTLYFNTKEDMIAKSNIEYVSYLLEPPLFPPVFISCRLLCVGSQDDLESEELKSYLKANGFDQNYKITEYKEVEVYNAQGDQCVVAIRDYENPPICAMTITLKKDLQSKSRAKRAMRSYPKIAQCVR from the coding sequence ATGAAACAGATCACCTATCTAATCGCTACACTGGCACTCCTCCTTGGAGTCGCTAGTTGCCAGTCAAACAGCCCAGATGTATCCCCAACGAACATCTCAGTAGAACCTAAGTCAATCACAATGCACGTAGGGGATACGCAGGCTCTGCAGGTCTCTTATGAGCCTAAGGATGTGACCTTCGCCATCTCGTATGAGAGCCAGTCGCCAGAGATCGCCACTGTGACAGAGCAAGGGGTCGTACAGGCTGTCAAGGAGGGGCAGACTAGCATCATTGTACATGTCGGAGACAAGCAGGCTACCTGTCCTGTTTCGGTAGTCGCTAAGGAGGCTCCCGTCGAGACTGTCCTAACGATTACAACGCCTGAGATCACAGTCCAGAAGGGCGAAAAAGCAACTATCGGCTACACCGTCACACCACAGGAGACGACCGTCACCTTTGAGTCTGACACCCCTGAAGTAGCCACGGTCAGTGAGACTGGCGAGGTGACAGGTCTCCTCATGGGATATGCTACCATCACGCTGAAAGCCAATGACAAGAGCGCAACTTGTACGGTCATCGTAGAGGACGACCCAGCGAACATCAAGCAGGAGATGCCTCTCTTGAAGTTCTCTGCTAAGTACAACAAAGAGCTACACATCACAGACCCAGAGGTCCTAGCCTACGAGAAGGCTCTAGGACGTACGGAGCAAGGCATTGACTTCACCAATCATCAGAACTTCCTAGGCTTTGTCAATACCAACCTCACAACCATCACTGGAGTTCTCTACGGACTACGTGCTAAAGGGGTGGCCGACTACATCGTAGGCTATAGCAAGGAGAATCTAGATGAGTGTCCACGCACGAAGGCTATGCTCAACAAGCTAGGCTTTAAGGACTTCAAGGAGACTGTCGTCGCTGTCGATGATCGTCAGGAGAAAGCTCTAGTAGCTGTCTGCGAGAGCGATCCTGAAGTCTCCGTAACTATCTACAATGACCCCAATCCTAAGCTCAAGAGCATACTATACGTACAGTTTGCCAAGCAGCTACCACCCGATCCTATCCAGACCAAGCACGCTATCCTGACCGATGCTAAGGACTTCCCCTCTGTGACAGACTTTGCTACACTCGATCCTGACAAGATTAAGGCTTTCGAGAGCAATCTCGGACTACGTACTTACGACGATCAGAAGTCCTCTACAGGGACCACCCTTTACTTCAACACTAAAGAGGATATGATCGCCAAGAGCAACATAGAGTACGTAAGCTACTTGCTAGAGCCACCGCTCTTTCCACCCGTCTTCATCAGCTGTCGCCTACTATGTGTGGGTAGTCAGGATGACCTAGAGTCCGAAGAGCTGAAGAGCTATCTCAAGGCCAACGGATTTGACCAGAATTACAAAATCACGGAGTACAAAGAGGTCGAGGTCTACAACGCTCAGGGAGATCAATGCGTCGTCGCCATCAGAGACTACGAGAATCCTCCTATCTGCGCCATGACCATCACACTCAAGAAAGACTTGCAGAGTAAGTCCAGAGCTAAGCGTGCCATGCGCTCCTATCCAAAGATCGCACAGTGCGTTAGGTAA
- a CDS encoding T9SS type A sorting domain-containing protein yields the protein MRNLITRLALSLSLIGGMLLPVTTATAQQQLANSNPQFVGTTPLRAEQADDLIDLRTSQYVVKDINGEEHDIDAILKSGKAILIDFSATWCSPCWSIHKLGVLDKIYETFGPNGTNQIEIFWVEAANEPIEAIKGDTLTYKAGRTRGDWTKDTNGNPIPYPIISDSELAIRTLGVHFSSWPTFVLIGANKKWANCDDAIYDYNDQGVMIFDHDFKMLTQMLTLFPTQDDKPEEVGFSGMTDLYLGESATLTLHYTSVAPITSIEHNAPEGLSVTKISDTQYKVTAQHVGDYEISVSVTNKNGTTSERVAVSVSEPISSYPFFAPMDHKDKLDKGWRSVDHDGDGFAFDSALGRGYYERVRLSPAETFTGAEDSNDCLVSWGTFFPVIMDDHDRLQGYDITPQNELRSAPMVIEVNATRPTFSCYIKNFLWAEKTDGLKVMVSEPGGTPVELLVPQTATEEWTQIQADLSAYKGKTIYLSLIPVVNGPSGIAVDQLRVTMDGSTTEVETPTHTIQTSLYPNPATDLITVRTVVGSTIELFASDGTMVATTQATSAETTMTIAQLPAGRYLARITAPDGQIIRRPIIIR from the coding sequence ATGAGGAACTTAATCACACGCTTAGCTCTAAGCCTCTCGCTCATTGGAGGTATGCTCCTGCCAGTGACCACGGCTACGGCACAGCAACAGCTCGCAAATAGTAACCCGCAGTTCGTTGGGACTACACCACTACGAGCAGAGCAAGCTGATGACCTGATCGACCTCCGCACCTCTCAGTATGTCGTCAAGGACATCAATGGCGAGGAGCACGACATCGATGCTATCCTTAAGTCTGGCAAGGCTATCCTGATAGACTTCTCAGCCACTTGGTGTAGCCCCTGCTGGTCTATACATAAGCTTGGCGTGTTGGACAAGATCTATGAGACGTTTGGTCCTAATGGGACCAACCAGATTGAGATCTTCTGGGTAGAGGCGGCAAATGAGCCCATCGAAGCGATCAAGGGTGACACGCTCACCTATAAGGCGGGACGCACGAGAGGAGACTGGACGAAGGACACCAACGGCAACCCTATACCTTATCCCATCATATCGGATAGCGAGCTAGCTATCCGGACACTCGGAGTACACTTTTCCTCCTGGCCTACTTTCGTACTCATAGGGGCCAATAAGAAGTGGGCTAACTGCGATGATGCGATATATGACTATAATGATCAGGGTGTTATGATCTTCGACCATGACTTCAAGATGCTCACGCAGATGCTCACCCTCTTCCCCACACAAGATGACAAGCCTGAGGAGGTGGGCTTCTCTGGTATGACAGATCTCTATCTAGGTGAGTCTGCCACGCTAACCCTGCACTACACCAGTGTCGCACCCATCACCTCTATCGAACACAATGCGCCTGAAGGTCTGAGCGTCACGAAGATCAGTGACACACAGTACAAAGTCACCGCACAGCATGTCGGCGATTATGAGATCTCAGTAAGCGTAACCAACAAAAACGGTACGACAAGCGAGCGTGTCGCCGTGTCCGTCTCTGAGCCCATATCCAGCTACCCCTTCTTCGCTCCTATGGACCATAAAGACAAGCTCGACAAGGGGTGGCGCTCCGTAGATCATGATGGAGACGGATTCGCCTTTGACTCAGCGCTAGGACGTGGCTACTATGAGCGCGTTAGACTTTCTCCCGCGGAGACCTTTACGGGCGCTGAGGATAGTAACGATTGTCTTGTCTCTTGGGGTACATTCTTCCCCGTGATTATGGACGATCACGATCGTCTACAGGGCTACGACATCACTCCTCAGAATGAGCTACGCTCAGCCCCCATGGTCATTGAGGTCAATGCGACCCGCCCCACCTTCTCTTGCTATATCAAAAACTTCCTATGGGCTGAAAAGACGGACGGGCTCAAAGTGATGGTCTCTGAGCCAGGCGGCACACCCGTAGAGCTACTGGTGCCTCAGACCGCCACCGAGGAGTGGACGCAAATCCAAGCAGATCTCTCGGCCTACAAGGGTAAGACCATCTACCTCTCACTAATACCCGTCGTTAACGGGCCTAGTGGCATCGCTGTAGACCAGCTCCGAGTGACGATGGACGGATCGACAACAGAGGTCGAGACACCTACACACACGATCCAGACATCGCTCTATCCCAACCCGGCTACCGACCTCATTACCGTCCGAACGGTCGTAGGTAGCACTATCGAGCTCTTCGCCAGCGATGGGACAATGGTAGCTACGACTCAAGCGACTAGTGCTGAGACTACGATGACCATAGCACAGCTTCCCGCCGGGCGCTACCTAGCCCGCATCACAGCACCTGATGGTCAGATCATACGACGTCCCATCATCATCCGCTAA
- a CDS encoding IS3 family transposase → MRQLESAKERDQKLSITYLCQLLEVSRKGYYKHTFTEQDEDVKVASVLHYCQYVRGQLPKAGVDTIQQCANEYFKGTFQVGRDWLYKVLGANDMLLRSRKRKRPPQTTKGVVNHGFQDHLNTTPKYIATDHCRLTVSDITYVKCLGGFAYLSLTMDAYSRIITGFDLQPTLSTEGPYNALRQTVDFYQKHGFDLKGLIFHSDRGCQYVSKQMTDYEASLGIVTSVTQTGNPLHNAMAERLNGIIKNDWLYNFEDKPIDQVREILSQTIALYNTARPHRAINKKTPMQMLIPNYPNPLTTQPSKKQTSKNNSPKALSLKSPSSCRLTPHKDLSLCTSAVKTTTSRVPQQEQN, encoded by the coding sequence GTGAGACAGCTTGAGTCCGCCAAAGAGAGAGATCAAAAGCTCTCCATAACCTACCTTTGTCAGCTGTTAGAAGTCAGCCGCAAAGGCTACTACAAGCACACCTTCACCGAGCAAGACGAAGATGTCAAAGTAGCTTCCGTCCTACACTATTGCCAGTATGTGCGCGGTCAGCTCCCCAAAGCAGGCGTAGACACCATCCAGCAGTGTGCCAACGAATACTTCAAAGGGACCTTTCAAGTAGGTCGAGACTGGCTGTACAAAGTCTTAGGAGCCAACGATATGCTACTAAGAAGTCGCAAGCGCAAGCGTCCACCCCAGACGACCAAGGGAGTGGTCAATCACGGCTTCCAAGACCACCTGAACACCACCCCTAAGTACATAGCCACCGACCATTGCCGGCTCACCGTCTCAGACATAACCTACGTCAAATGTTTAGGGGGATTCGCATATCTCTCCCTGACGATGGACGCTTATAGCCGCATCATCACCGGCTTTGACCTGCAGCCCACGCTCTCCACAGAGGGTCCCTACAACGCACTAAGACAGACCGTTGACTTCTATCAGAAGCATGGCTTTGACCTCAAAGGGCTCATCTTCCATAGCGACCGAGGCTGTCAATATGTCTCCAAGCAGATGACCGACTACGAGGCCAGCCTAGGCATCGTAACCAGCGTCACCCAGACCGGAAACCCCCTTCACAACGCTATGGCTGAGCGACTTAACGGGATCATCAAGAACGACTGGCTTTACAACTTCGAGGATAAGCCCATAGATCAAGTTCGAGAGATCCTCTCTCAAACGATTGCTCTCTATAACACAGCGCGACCTCATCGAGCCATCAACAAGAAGACTCCGATGCAGATGCTCATACCAAATTACCCCAACCCTCTAACCACCCAACCCTCTAAGAAACAGACATCTAAGAACAATTCTCCCAAAGCTCTGAGCCTCAAATCTCCGAGCTCATGCCGCTTAACTCCACACAAAGACCTATCTTTGTGTACCTCCGCAGTAAAAACGACCACAAGTCGTGTACCCCAGCAGGAGCAAAACTAA
- a CDS encoding transposase, protein MKQEKSTRGRKGYPLDFKWRVIDDLLATGDSIATTSQRYGITTRTIRNWLRTFGVELPNQSSSSTMSKTNKNKDVDPEYAELKRENARLKAALFQAESKALVNKTLLEVVLNRYHIDLKKKTDLQP, encoded by the coding sequence ATGAAACAAGAAAAAAGTACCCGAGGACGAAAGGGATATCCCCTAGATTTCAAGTGGAGAGTCATTGACGACCTCCTAGCCACCGGTGACAGCATTGCCACCACCAGCCAGCGCTACGGCATTACCACACGCACCATTCGAAATTGGTTGCGTACCTTTGGTGTAGAGTTACCCAACCAAAGCAGCAGTAGCACTATGAGCAAGACAAACAAGAACAAAGACGTAGATCCAGAGTACGCTGAACTCAAGCGTGAAAACGCTCGTCTCAAAGCAGCCCTCTTCCAGGCTGAGAGCAAGGCATTAGTCAACAAGACACTACTCGAAGTGGTCTTGAATCGCTACCACATTGATCTAAAAAAAAAGACCGATTTGCAGCCGTGA
- the trxA gene encoding thioredoxin, which yields MAMEITDANIAGLMAEGKPMILDFWATWCGPCQMVGPMIDEIAEEFNGKIIVGKVNVDENSDLPSQYGIRNIPTILFFKGGEMVSKLVGAQSKAKLQEEAQKLLD from the coding sequence ATGGCAATGGAAATAACAGATGCGAATATAGCCGGTCTGATGGCTGAGGGCAAACCAATGATCCTAGACTTTTGGGCTACTTGGTGTGGTCCCTGTCAGATGGTTGGCCCGATGATTGACGAGATCGCTGAGGAGTTCAACGGTAAGATCATCGTTGGCAAGGTCAACGTCGACGAAAACAGCGACCTGCCCAGTCAGTACGGCATCCGCAACATCCCAACGATCCTCTTCTTCAAGGGCGGTGAGATGGTGAGCAAGCTCGTCGGTGCACAGAGCAAGGCTAAACTACAGGAGGAGGCTCAGAAGCTCCTCGACTAG